In Bacillus sp. S3, the sequence TGATTCACTTCAACCTGATGATAATAAATGTTATGGTACATTTTATTTAATCGAAAAGGGAGGCTCGATGAGATGAAATGAATTTCATGCCCCTTTTCAGCAAGCATTTTCCCGAGTTCCGTTGCAACAACACCTGAACCCCCCACAGTTGGATAACAAGTAATCCCTATTTTTAGTTTCCGCATCACTAATCTCCTATCAAATCATCCTTCAAAAGAAGGGGAACCTTCGTTTTAAAGCCTTCGGCATAGGTTACTCCAACCATTTTTCCAAACATTCTTTCCCTTGCCTCCACTGTTTCAATATAACCGTTTACCAGCGGTGTATCGATACTTTGGTCTGTTAACTCAAATTGGCTTTTGTAAGCACGTAAAGCCGCTAGCTTTCTATCGATAAATGCTGAAATATCAATGGTAAAGTCAGGCTTATGAAAGCCATTAATCATATAAAAATAGGTTCTTATAACGCGATGAGGCTCGTTCCATTTATCTGTTCTATACTTTTTGATGCCTGCAGAGAAAACCGCTTCCTCTACCAAACGAGCACAATTTCCGTGATCGGGATGACGGTCGTCGAAATACGGAGCAAACACCACTTGTGGCTTGAATCTCCGAATAACACCAGCAATCTTGTTTATGTATGCTTCATTCAAAAGTAACCCTCTATCCGGAAAACCCAGTGAGGTGCGCAATGGTACTGCTAAAATTTCAGCCGCCCGGGCAGCTTCCTCTTTCCTTAGGCTGGGATTACCATTTGAGGAAAGATCAGCATCTGTTAAATCGCAAATGCCAATTCGCTTTCCCATTGACGCCAATTTTGCAATTGTTCCCGCCATACCGATTTCCACATCGTCCGCGTGGGCACCAAATGCCAGTATGTCTAAGTGGTTATTTTCCATTTCCTTCACCATTCTCGTGGACGACATTTCTCCATTCCAATAAACCCAACTCAAGACCCCTTATTAGTAATTCGGCCGTACCCATATTGGTCGCAAGCGGAATCGAATATACATCACAAAGTCTTACGAGAGCTGTTACATCCGGTTCATGGGGCTGCGCTGTTAAAGGGTCGCGAAAGAAGAAAATTGCGTCCATCTGATTTTTAGCGATCAAAGCACCAATTTCCTGATCTCCCCCAAGTGGACCTGATTTAAAACGCGTTACCGGTAATCCGGTTGCTTCATTTATACGCAAACCAGTTGTTCCTGTTGCGAAAAGAGTATGCTTGGCAAATATTGCCTGGTAGGCTGTAACAAATTGGACTAAGTCGTCTTTCTTTTGATCGTGTGCAATTAATGCGATATTCATAAAACTAGCCCCTAACCTAAAATATTTTCAAGTCCGTAAACAAATGTATTTTGCTTCATGACTGTCTCAACGGCAACCTTGACACCGGACATAAAGGATCCGCGATGATAGGAATCGTGCCGAATGGTTAATGTCTGTCCATCAGCTCCAAATAAAACCTGTTGATGGGCGACGAGTCCTGGCAAGCGGACAGAATGAATACGCATTCCATTATAGTCAGCTCCCCTTGCGCCTTCTAATGTTTCTTTTTCATTTGGATGACCCTGCTTTTTCATTTCTCTTTCAGCAGATATCATTTCTGCTGTTTTAACTGCTGTCCCTGAAGGGGCATCAAGCTTTTGGTCATGATGCATTTCGATAATTTCAACATCTTGAAAATATTTAGCAGCCAATTGTGAGAACTTCATCATTAAGAC encodes:
- the mgsA gene encoding methylglyoxal synthase; the encoded protein is MNIALIAHDQKKDDLVQFVTAYQAIFAKHTLFATGTTGLRINEATGLPVTRFKSGPLGGDQEIGALIAKNQMDAIFFFRDPLTAQPHEPDVTALVRLCDVYSIPLATNMGTAELLIRGLELGLLEWRNVVHENGEGNGK
- the bshB1 gene encoding bacillithiol biosynthesis deacetylase BshB1; this translates as MENNHLDILAFGAHADDVEIGMAGTIAKLASMGKRIGICDLTDADLSSNGNPSLRKEEAARAAEILAVPLRTSLGFPDRGLLLNEAYINKIAGVIRRFKPQVVFAPYFDDRHPDHGNCARLVEEAVFSAGIKKYRTDKWNEPHRVIRTYFYMINGFHKPDFTIDISAFIDRKLAALRAYKSQFELTDQSIDTPLVNGYIETVEARERMFGKMVGVTYAEGFKTKVPLLLKDDLIGD
- the dapB gene encoding 4-hydroxy-tetrahydrodipicolinate reductase, which produces METINIIIAGPRGRMGSEAVKLVTNTEHFNLVAAVDHKYNGMMLSDVAGFNEIANVPIYTDIENCLQNVAADVLIDLTTPEVGMYHAKTALEYNVRPVVGTTGFSQQDLEELQRICDEKELGCIIAPNFAIGAVLMMKFSQLAAKYFQDVEIIEMHHDQKLDAPSGTAVKTAEMISAEREMKKQGHPNEKETLEGARGADYNGMRIHSVRLPGLVAHQQVLFGADGQTLTIRHDSYHRGSFMSGVKVAVETVMKQNTFVYGLENILG